The Denticeps clupeoides chromosome 1, fDenClu1.1, whole genome shotgun sequence genome segment TGGAATGTTTGTTTGGGCGTGGCCTCTGTAGTTTGGCGTGGCCTCTGTAGTATTTTTACACCCTCCCAGTTTGGGCGCAGTCTCCGTGGCTTGCGGATGTAGTTTGGAATGTTTTTGTGGCGTGGCCCTGTCGTTTGGGCGTGGCCTCTGGCCCTCTACATATCTTGGTTTTCTTTTGCGAGCCTTGTGGGTTTCTGGGTCGTGGATTTTTGTTTCTCTGAGCGTGTGTTCAGCTGACGCATTTCAGTGCGTCACCGTGCATTCTGTTCACTAgcgttgccatggaaatgttAAACACTCCCCCGCCTGAAGGCACGGCAGACCGGAGGGAACAGGGCGCCCCCAGGGAACTGTGGGATAGGTGAAGATGCCAGAGGGCAGGTGATGCACCACGCTGATCTGAGCACGCTGCCAGGCGTGTTTATCTTGTCGGGTTGAATGTGGATCACAGCTGAAGGGCTTCATTGTGCGCTGGTGTGTTTTTCCAGGtcttgagctgaatcaggtgtggtgGTTATAAAAACCAGATTTCCCATAATCCTTCACTTCTGCAGGAGTACACCGTGGACGTGTTCTTCCGGCAGAGCTGGTGGGACGACCGTCTGAAGTTCCACGGCCCCATGAGCATCCTTCGCCTCAACAACCTGATGGCCAGCAAGATCTGGACGCCCGACACGTTCTTCCACAATGGCAAGAAGTCGGTGGCCCACAACATGACCATGCCCAACAAGCTGCTGCGCATCATGGAGAACGGCACGCTGCTCTACACCATgaggtgtgtgttcattttactGCATCAGGcacattttactgttttaatgCATGAAATTAATGCTGTGACCGTGGAGAAATACGTCTGGATGTGTGTTGAGTCTCatcttctctgtctgtgtgttaggCTGACGGTCCAGGCCGAATGCCCAATGCATCTGGAGGACTTCCCCATGGACTCGCACTCCTGTCCTCTAAAGTTTGGCAGCTGTGAGCTCCAGCGTCAAAGAAACACTTCATCTGATTGTTTATCAGAAGTGCATGTCACTCCGAGTCACTCAGATAAATCTTGGGATTAACActgaattgcaaaaaaaaaaatacatctaatAATTCTAAGACTAtagaatattttcttttataatggctTCCATTCCACGCGGATGTGGACTAGAACATTCCTGCTCAGTATAATGGTTTTTATGGCTGACAGAGAAACACGaggaaaatgtgtttattagtgAAAAAGAACTGGACGTAGTAACAGTAGATCAAGTAAAATTCTGTCAAGACCTTTATtagtccacacacacccacacattaaAATAGAACGGAAGGTTCTAGCATCGTTTTGCAATTTCTGCAAATTCTGAGGACTGAGTCCTGTTCTCCCATTGGCTGCCCAGATGCGTACACGACCACTGAGGTGACGTACATTTGGACGCGTAACGCCTCAGACTCGGTGCAGGTGGCGCCGGACGGATCCAGACTCAACCAGTACGACCTGATGGGCCAAACAGTCAACAAAGAGATCATCAAGTCCAGCACCGGTGAGTCCAGACAGGCAAACTGTCCAACGACTCAGTGAGGTTCATGCTCACAGCTTTATATCCAGGAGGACATTGTTGTAAGGGGTAGATGGTAGATGGTTATCTGGTGgttaaaacactcgcctatgaaccagaaaaccataGAAAGGtccccggttcaaaccccacttactaccatcgtgtccctgagcaggacacttaaccctgagtgtctccaggggggggactgtccctgtaactactgattgtaagtcgctctggataagggcgtctggtaaatgctgtaaatgaaaactgtgtgtgtgtgtgtgtgtgtgtgtgtaggcgaGTACACGGTGATGATGGCTCATTTTCACCTGAAGAGGAAGATCGGCTACTTCGTAATCCAGACCTACCTGCCCTGCATCATGACAGTCATCCTGTCCCAGGTGTCTTTCTGGCTCAACCGCGAGTCGGTTCCTGCAAGGACCGTCTTTGGTGAGCTTTCCctcatctctctctgtgtgtgtgtgtgtgtgtttgtttttctgctcgGCCTCCTTTTCGTAGCAGGAGGCCGGCATCAcgagcagaaaaacacacacagttcacctTGCGGTTATACACACTTCTCCGCATCTCGTTTCCCTGCGGCTTCTCTTATTTAAATGGCTGTCAGACATCAACATAAGCAAACACACGTCTTTCAGTATCCGTATGAAGACCTTGTAATAACTGTAACAAATGGGTTATAATCGTGTCGTAAACTAGATCCATGTAACAAGACATTTTCAGCGTAAACTTCCAACTAAAATATTCCCCATTTATCATTAAAagaaatctcacacacacacacacacacacacacacacacacacacacacacacacacacacacacacacacacacacacacatatactgatGTCATCCAGTGAGAAATCTGCACTTTGGGCTGAGGGCAACATGACATATGCTGTCTGGCTCCATTCAGTCAACACTAATGCAGACGACCAGGACTGTGCTCTCCTCCCCTGAAGACAGACGTGCTCGTCCTCAACATGTTCATAACCGTATAACTTCACCCCAAAGTCAGCCGCGTGCTGAGAACATCCTCAGGATCTGGGAAGAAAAATGGGCTCGATGTGAATAACGGGACTACGTTGGGGTGATTCTTCATTTTATATTAGTATGTATTTGCAGCAGGGCACGAGCATGACTTCTCTTGCAGATGTTCTTCAGTGATGTGGAACATCTGTTTTCATGGACGTGGTATAAAACATTGCAGAAATTGGTTCATTTATTGTGAAATGAATGTCATGATATTCATGTGTCTATGAAGAATACCATGATACTTtaataaagttattttaaacaaataggTGGTGTCATTGCAAATGTAATGACTGTGGACATCTAAGTAAAATTTACCCATGACCCCTGTATCTATTTCCAGGAATATTTTACACGACTGCAGAAATATTGCATGGTTATATGCACTGACAGGAAATATGCTGACACATTCTTCATGTGTATTGGCTCAAATTAAAATCCCAATAGCTGTTAAGGTAGCCGTCATGTAAAACCAATTCTGACAAATATCTGAATTTGTATgtgaatttaaattaaaaaaatcggTGCTTCCATGCATATGAGTCCTAACACGtccttttttttaaggattCTAAACGAATGGTGGACAGTTGATGAGTGTTTTTCTGTGTCCAGGTGTGACCACGGTCCTCACCATGACGACGCTGAGCATCAGCGCCCGGAACTCTTTACCGAAGGTGGCCTATGCCACGGCCATGGACTGGTTCATCGCTGTGTGTTACGCCTTCGTTTTCTCTGCACTCATCGAGTTTGCCACCGTCAACTATTTCACCAAACGCGGCTGGGCCTGGGATGGCAAGAGCGTCGTAAACGACAAGGTAATGGGATGCCCGAGATGGCCGGCTTTCATTACAAACTACAGCAGTTCTAACTTTACAAATGTTAACCAGGTAATGATTTTAATCTGATACCATTCTAAACTGCCTTTCTGTTATATTGTCATAATGTAAAATTGTCAATATAAGATGTAGCCTAATAAGGAAGTAGCTAGAATTAATCAAAAGCATTTTTGCttaagcatttaaaaaagtaCAACATTTAATTTGGCTATTCAATAATCAGCGATTTGTTGGTGAGAACAGAACCACTTTTACATGAGCTGTTGCATGGCCCAAAAACAGTATAAATTATAACAGTATAAATGAAACTATATATTAGTGCATTTGTACAACAGCAGCCAATGAagtgtatataataataatttaatagacACACTGGCTGCTGAAGCCCATCACACCCTCattatcatattcatattctttAATCGGGTCCACTTCATCTCGCTGAGTAACTGCGCTCTGTGTCAAAAGAAAAAACCCAAAGACCAAGACTCAAAACCAACACTCAAGCAGAGATTTTACgagaaattaaaaagaaatcagTGGCTCCGATCCTTGTCTGTTAACCCCCCTCCTACCATGCAAACTAGACAatgaaagcagcagaaacaaTCAAAATCTGTCATTCGGtgattataatataaaaatttcAAACATTGAATTATTATGAGAACTAAAAGTTCTCAGCAGGGGCCATTGGGCAGGAACACGTTCCTTCTGAAGAGGGTCTTCAGTGATCAAGGCACAATTGCTCAACTTCATCATCATGTTTATTCTGAAATGGAGGACTGAAATGAAATTTCAGGATGTAGCGGTCTGTAGGTGCGAGGGAGGAAGATGGAATTAAATCATGATGTTTCACGTATGTTAAATGGAGGGTGTGTCtgctgtgcagggagcacaggagcggcaacAAAATGTCTCAATTGTGACAACGTAGCCGCTTAAATAGCTGTAAACCGGACTTGTTGGCCAATGATTCAGGTTCGAGTGTGAATAGTTAACTTTTTCCTTGCTCAAGCGACAGACCCACAATTCACTGTGAATGGGAAGCGCCTCCGTTAAAGCCTCAGTGTGAAAACACGAGTGTATCGTGTTTCCCACACTATTTTCCCATGTTCTGTTTCATCAACACTGAAACTaatttaatgtacagtacaggataACATTTTGGACTacttctcattttctgttttctttatcttcgtgaccatttacgttggtagattctcactgaaggcatcaaaactatgaatgaacacatgtggagttctgtacttaacaaaaagtggagacctgacctccacagtcaccggacctgaacccagtccagatggtttggggtgagctggaccaacaagtgctaaacacctctgggaactccttcaagactgttggagaagcatttcaggtgacgacctcttgaagctcatcgagagaatgccaagagtgtgcaaagcagtaatcagagcaaagaaactagaatatatagttttcatgttttcacttatttcacctttttttgttaagtacagaactccacacgtgttcattcatagttttgatgccttcagtgagaatctaccaacgtaaatggtcatgaaaataaagaaaacacattgaatgagaaggtgtccagacttttggcctgtactgtactacCAGTCAAATTTCCAGATTCTCCTTGTCTGTGTTTTCCAGACTGTAGTTGCTTTGTCTCCTGACTGATTTGATTCATCTATTGAATACTGACCTCAAAACTATGTCGTGTCATTTTGAGGCGTTGATGTATTAAAGTGAACCAGCTTTTAAGTTGTGCAC includes the following:
- the LOC114786542 gene encoding gamma-aminobutyric acid receptor subunit alpha-2-like, translated to MSILRLNNLMASKIWTPDTFFHNGKKSVAHNMTMPNKLLRIMENGTLLYTMRLTVQAECPMHLEDFPMDSHSCPLKFGSYAYTTTEVTYIWTRNASDSVQVAPDGSRLNQYDLMGQTVNKEIIKSSTGEYTVMMAHFHLKRKIGYFVIQTYLPCIMTVILSQVSFWLNRESVPARTVFGVTTVLTMTTLSISARNSLPKVAYATAMDWFIAVCYAFVFSALIEFATVNYFTKRGWAWDGKSVVNDKKKEASVMKKNNAYAVAVANYAPTIGKDSALPTVSKSAPSEVAKARRVKPERRPKRRSNSVSKIEPHVPNHFPGAVRQL